TGTATCACACATCTTCTGATCACCTGCAATAATATGATTACTATCATTAAAAGAACATGTAAGATAAGTTAAACTACCGGCAGGATCATTATAAATCTACTGAAAGCTTTGTACTTCAGAATTCAGAGCTACTGGTGAACTGATGAGTAATAACAGGCTGGTTGGACGTTAGAACTATATGGGAAAATGAAGCTGTTATAGATGGGTACCTCGATAAACAACaaccattttttaaaaaaaaggaaaattgcaAAAGCACACTTGCAAGTCAGGTGGTTTTCAAATACCTACCTACATCTCAATTCCTTATGTGTTTTTAAATTCCCCTTGTGTCCATTGACCGATCAAACGTGGCTGTTATGTGGCCTCCAGGCGTGGCTCGGCTCGTCTAGCATAGCACAGGGAGATGCTAGAGATGCTCCAggtgcaaaaaaaaatgtacCGAAACTCACCCAAGTGGAAGAATCATAAATGGCGACAGTGGTGGCTGGATTTGTGGAAGAGGGGTGAATCTCGGTGGTCGCCGTCCCAAACTCCGAGAAAACTCATAGGAGAGCTCGTCTTGGCAAGTCAAGCACTTTGGCGAAGGTTGGAGAGGCGGTCGGTCAACAGGCACAACGGGCACAGGGGGTATTTGAAAACGCATAAAACTTATAGGTGTTAGACTACAAGGAATTGATATACAGGTGAAAATTTGAGAACCCCCATGTCTTGCTTGtgggtttttgcaattttcctttAAAAAGTAGGCCAAGCTAAGAGGAACCAGGCGCCTTTTTTTATTAAGAAGAAACAGGCATCTAAATTCGCGTTGAAGAGGACTCGAACCTAGGTGGCCTAGGCGtacatccacaccctcaaccGAGCTAGGCTCAGTTCCTAAACAACAACCATTTTAGTGTCAATGGAAACTACGTAGGCACATAACTGAATTATCCGACATCTATAAGCACACTTCTCATCTTATCTCTAATTCTAAATACTGACCTTTGCAACCTGTTGGTAACAGCTACGCCGCACAGATATATACTGGAACTCTGGAAGTGTGACGCAAGTTGGAAAATGGCATTACACCTCCACCCCAACCCTCTCCCAGGGAACTCTTTCCATCTCCTTCAATTATGTGCGAGAAACAATCATACGTCATTGCCTGTGTCATGGAGAAAACGTGAATCACATTCAAGAAACATAGAAGAATCATTATGATAAGTAACTCACATGACATTATGTGGTGCTTGAAAGCCCCTCCAGTTCACTTCTAGTCCAGCAATTCAACCGCAATGCTTTGGTCTTGAGTTGCTCAAAAGCAGATTTTAACTTCTGTTTTTCTTGATATGTTACATCAGGTACTCTAGAATCCTGCAGCAGGGATTGACACAAAGTGAAACAATTAGAAGAACCAGtttgtctgaactctgaaccgCAGTCTATCCCAAATCCCAATACATTTGGGCATgataaaaaaaagcaagcaagtgATCTAGTTATAGCATAAGTTAAGAAGTTCTTTTAAAGTTAGGAACAAAGCAACAAATTGGCATATCAACTGGCAAAATAATGGATAAAATAGAGTTCAGTTTTTTCTGATATCCTTGAATTAACACCAAAGTGAAAAATGATTTGATCTCGAGGAAATTAAAAATTCATCAATCAATATGACAATTAAACAAAACCGCTTCTGTTATCGCTAACCATAACTCACCAACTGATGCCTTATATATTCCAGGATGCCTTTAATAACCGATTTGCTAGAAGAAAGATTTCTATGGAGTTTCCGGTCATTGCATAAGAAGATCAGTATGGTTGTGACAACACCAACTCGACATGAGAGCTCCCTTGGGTAATTTAAATTGGAGAGAGATGAAAACAGATTATAATCTCCTGTTACAAAAGACTTAAGCATCTCCAATGTGCTGCAAAGAACCTTGTCATTCTTGTCAAACATGATGATGCAAGGCTTGATAAAGTACTGAAATAATCTTGTCTTATCAGGTTGAAAACCAAATTCAATGGTTTTAGACAAATCCTGCAGATAAAATATAATAGGGGGTGAAATCAATTCTTATTCAGAACCAAACGTGTACAGTAACAAAACAATCAAAAGGAATTTGGTCTTCTAAACATCAAGATGTGTATGCTTGAGGTAACCACAATAATAAAATACTATGCCTCCCTGTTCTCCTGAGGATTAGGTGGAGCAAAATAAGGGTACAAATGCATCAAATCACCCAAATATGAGTATCAGAGATCTCAAATTTGGAAAAGTACACACCAAAGAAGCATCGACCAAGTATCCAGCTATAAGCTTTATAACATCTTCATTCATGAGTTTAGTAGTTCCTGCATCAAGTGTGACAATAATTCTAAACAAGCCATTTATATTATGCATTGATGGTTTTTGTGCCTGCAATAAAGCAAAAAAATATGAGTTTCAAATGGTTGTTGTGAGAAAACATGAAACACACTGTTTAGAAAACTCACAATTGCGTTAGATAAATTATTCCACATCAATTCAAGAACCAGTGAGCCATCACCCATTTCAGACAGGGAATTTAAAAGTAGGTGATTCAGCGACTTGAAAGTATCCCAATTTGAGACCTTACTGGAATCCTCTGGAGTAAAAAAAATCCCTTAGTTTAACAAAGTAAAATACAGCTGTTTGCGAAGGCTTAGCTAAAGTAACCAGTAGAAAATACAAATTATTGAAGGAAAGTAACAATATAAAAGGTTCAGTTAAAGTAATCGATCAATCAAGAGCAAAGTTTGCACTCCACCAGCAACCAACAGCAAACGGAAAAAGACGTTCAAGTAATCACCAGGATGAACTTCGAATCTTGCCATTAGCAGCAACAAGAAACTGAGTTGCTCTGTTATCTGTAAATTCCCAGCCTTGTATATTGACTGTAGGACCTCAACAACCCTGAACAATATGAAGGGTTCCAGCACATCACCTGAATTTCATATGTTATAAACTACCCAGAATTATTAACGAGGAAAATAACTATACTGCTATACAGTTAAGCAGCGATACTGCTATACAGTTAAGCAGCGACTATATAAGCAAAAAAGCTTACTTAAGCAACATGAGGCCAGTGGCCCGATTATGTCAGGGAGCAGACTGGGGAAGTAATAAAGGCATGAAATGGCAAGTTCTTGGCAATCGCGAGGAAGGTTAACAAAAGGACCAAGCTCCATCGTTCCAGATGATGCTGTCAGCAAAAAGACATCAGTTCAAATAAAAGAATGTCTATAGAAAACAGAGGATGAACTGATCCTTGAGTAGTACTTACATTTGGCACCAAATAACTTTATGAAGGAGCGCAGGTTTCCACAGTCCATTGTGGGGAAGTACTGTCCAATTCTTAGAAGAAGCTCCAAAACAACCTAAAATAATCCATATGATTATAAAGTACACAAGTCAGTGACAAGATTTAACATGCTCAACCAGAGTATACCAACTCTATACCGAATAACAAGCATAACAGCTCTTAATGGATAACAAAACCCACAGCAAACCTTTGTAACCGAGGGGGCTTTATCAATTGCTTGTAGTAAAATTCCAGGTAGCTCATGTATCCAAGCGCTACGATAGCCCAACATGGCCGAATCATTTTCAGAAAACCATATGCCTGTTTTCTCCTACCCACAGACAATAAAAAGATATTAATACATCATATGTCAGGATCCACAAAcatatctttttctttcttttgtgtaACCGAGAAGTTCTAGGGtgatacttattatttattgagctaaatttcagagaatcacttttGCAAATCTATATGTTTGTTTGATAACCTGGATTAGAGTTACTTGCATGTCATCATGTCGGTTTTCACTAGGCATGCCCTCCATCAAGATCTACCTCTTACTCTTGTTTGTATTAAATGTGTAGTATTTTGGACATGGCACAGCTTCCAAGAGGCAACTTTGACCCCATCGCAACGTGTTGGCAAAATCTATGAAAATATAGTATAATTGACATATTTATACTGCTTTCAGTCAGTCAATGAGTCAATCTATAATCCAGATATATTTTCTCATGGTCAAATTTTAAAGCTTGACTGAATCCTGTCTAAAACACCATACATTTACATAGAGAGGAAGTAATCTTAAAAATTCAGTTCAAGTTTAGCATTGTCCAATAAAGGCACGTACAGGAAGCAGCATTTCTCCCACTGCATCCAAATATGGCAAGATTAGTTTCCAATCCACCTTGCAATCTCTAAATGCATCTGTAAATGCCTGCAGTTGAACATAGTATTTCATCTCGGCAATGTAATAACATAAAATATTTTACAGACTAGAAAAGCAAATCAACCATACCTCCAACAAATATCCTTTTGAGTCATCTGGGGCATTGGATATAAGACCTGGTATGCAAGTTATAAGTGGGCTCAAATACATTTCCATGAGATCCTTATTGCGAATTGTTTTTGCCTGACAAAACAAAAAGATTGTCAATTGTAAATAAGTAATACACATCCATAAGATGGTCATAAAACAGTATTCAGGAGCAGTTAAAAATATGTCTGTGAGAAGGGCAAATAATACAAATCGATTATTGAAACTGACAAGACCATGGACAACCTTTGCGAGTAGCGACGATACAAACTGACAAAATTCTTCAGCTGGAAACATTGTGCTATCTATCCATGCACTCAAGCACAAAAAGATTTCAGCAATCTTCAGGTTGAAAATGAAAAATTTGTCATCTCCCTGCCATGAGAAACATAACTTTGTAATGAGAACTACTAAGTTATGTGCAAAAGAAATTCTAAAACCAGAATTTTAGTCCTAAAAAATACAGAACTAAAAATCTGGAACAGAACAAATCAAAGATATTTCACACCACAAAGCTAACTCTATTTAAAAACACATCATCAGCAACAAAGTGCAGCCAAGAGTGTGCTGCACCGTCAATTTAAGTTATCCATCTTCATCACAGACCTATCCTATTGTTACAACTAACAAATACAGAAGTAAAACAAACCTCAGTGCATGAAATATGTGTGTGTGCTTACAGGGCTGAGGGTTGCAAAAAATGCTCAAACCTGAAACTGAGCCCCTCGAATAATGTGCATATGCATTTAGGGCTGCAAAATGGCTCAAGCTCAACAAGCTATTCAAGCCCATACTTCAGCTTCAAATTTTATAATGCTTGAGATCAGCCCAGCTGAGTTGAGATCAGCCCAGCTGAGCTCGCTCAAGATCAGCTTGGTTAGGCTCAAGCATATACATAAATACAACAAAACACTAACATAGTAATAGACACTAGCTTCAAAGCCTGTAACATACATCCATACATATATGGTAGTTCCTGGGTTCAATCAAAAGGTACTGATGTCCTAGATCAAAGCAATGTCACTATATTCCTAATTAAATTATGCTGGATAGCTTCACTAGTTTGTTATTGTCACTCTGAAGGCTACCAAATCAAACCCTAGTATGTTTTCCTATTGGTTGATCAGGAAGTTAATCAATAAAACCAGTAAATGGTGGTAATATCAAGCAAGGGAACAACTTTTGTACCTTTTCATGAAACAAACGCTTCACACCCCATAAATTCTTTAGATGTACCAACAAGGAACTTCTCAACCAGTCAGGCCCGAACTGAGTTTTGGATATCGAAAAATTCGACTGAGATTTCTTCACCACATGAATAAATATCCTACATATTAGATCCAGACAATGAAGGGCTGATAACAATGCTTCACTTGATTGAGCATCAATAGCTGACTTTGCACAGAGCTCTGAAGCTGAAACCTCTATAGAATTAACAAGGATTTGGACAAGGTTCTGAAGCTTCCCTAATAAACTGGACGTCGCAAATGCTCCTGCAGTACAGAAGACAACAATAACGAAGTAAATAAACAGGACATAACCAAAAATAACATCTAATCAGGTACAATCGGCATCTACAAAAAgatttgaaaaggaaaaaagactGGAAGTGTTGCAACAGCTGTTTATATTATGGCCCTTAAGGGTGTCATTTCTTTAAAAATATTGTTTGTACTTCTTGGTATTCTTGTCGATGTAATGAATAAGAGGGTCCCCTATCAGGAGGACCCACACCGGCGAATGCCAGGCAGTTGCTCTTTTCATAACCATAGCCCCAAGCGCGACCAGTCCCCTGATTGCAGATGGAAACCccgcgaccagcaagggctggtcgcgggGTAGATACTCACCTAACCAATCGAATCGCATTTAATGTCATCTACTcatgtgttttccttccccaggcacccTTTCGGCCGGCGAGATCGTGGGCTGGCGCAGAGACGGTGTGACTTGGCTACGGGATGGCGTGGCAAGCGAGCGTGACGGCCTGGCAGGCGAACGTGACGGGCTTGAAACGGGCGTGACGTCATTTGGCTGACGGGGCATGGCATGCAGGACGACCAGGGCGGGTCAGGCATGCCCACCCCCTGTAGTGATGACCTAGGAGTAGCTTTTCGTCATTTATAGAACCACAATTTTTGGCACGATCGGCCTGTATGTACACAGTACACCTCACCTCCGAatatataaagggggaggatCGAGCTTGTAAGAGGACACTCTGGATAAATTTatccaactcataagaaaatacacaggacatagggctGTTTTCCCgagagaggcctgaacctggataaccctggtgttcttgagtttcttCGACAAACACACCAACAGCCACCGAAAACGTTAATCATGCACCCATCGTCTGGCATACCTTGGATACATTGTCacggattaaccctcgacaattGACACGCCAGGTTAGGGGGCATGTTTTCACGTTTCGTTAAGTATTGATAACTCGATTGGGGCACCCATGGCCAGATCCACAGCAAC
This genomic window from Phragmites australis chromosome 7, lpPhrAust1.1, whole genome shotgun sequence contains:
- the LOC133924382 gene encoding uncharacterized protein LOC133924382, whose amino-acid sequence is MLSHVHSKWCGFVSRRLPRGLSTRGKGRDPVADRASKPVLTLVAPPVARATQNPSDRRRRRRHPPRQPLPPSKRPVAKPCSHASAMGRPKGGVASSSSSKKPKPKPKQRGGVDFKKYKHKVGRKLPPPKNATNTEIKSKAIVLPEQSMASERAGMAVNKRGLTLRELLQQTAHYNANVRRAALNGIKDIVVKHPTELKLHKVAIIEKLQERICDTDKVVHESLYNILQSLIFPSLKEDNAISTRSTLFLLMANILNGMTHLSMGIQLMAFRFLELVVLNFPSSFPNYAEQAFNNFVAVLSNDRINIHDRNKLNSVLSGLGHCLSLVAKATENDDTSNRQVHNLSARELWKSNTDEDNSRGRAFATSSLLGKLQNLVQILVNSIEVSASELCAKSAIDAQSSEALLSALHCLDLICRIFIHVVKKSQSNFSISKTQFGPDWLRSSLLVHLKNLWGVKRLFHEKGDDKFFIFNLKIAEIFLCLSAWIDSTMFPAEEFCQFVSSLLAKAKTIRNKDLMEMYLSPLITCIPGLISNAPDDSKGYLLEAFTDAFRDCKVDWKLILPYLDAVGEMLLPEKTGIWFSENDSAMLGYRSAWIHELPGILLQAIDKAPSVTKVVLELLLRIGQYFPTMDCGNLRSFIKLFGAKSSSGTMELGPFVNLPRDCQELAISCLYYFPSLLPDIIGPLASCCLSDVLEPFILFRVVEVLQSIYKAGNLQITEQLSFLLLLMARFEVHPEDSSKVSNWDTFKSLNHLLLNSLSEMGDGSLVLELMWNNLSNAIAQKPSMHNINGLFRIIVTLDAGTTKLMNEDVIKLIAGYLVDASLDLSKTIEFGFQPDKTRLFQYFIKPCIIMFDKNDKVLCSTLEMLKSFVTGDYNLFSSLSNLNYPRELSCRVGVVTTILIFLCNDRKLHRNLSSSKSVIKGILEYIRHQLDSRVPDVTYQEKQKLKSAFEQLKTKALRLNCWTRSELEGLSSTT